A section of the Triticum dicoccoides isolate Atlit2015 ecotype Zavitan chromosome 7A, WEW_v2.0, whole genome shotgun sequence genome encodes:
- the LOC119329205 gene encoding uncharacterized protein LOC119329205: MAASSPASSGKAASDSSAPPPAPSPVVSNGNGTPQKPPPVAGFDMPKPNLRGLNKPKCIQCGNVARSRCPFQCCKSCCYKAQNPCHIHVLKQNNTLPEKTPPAPIPLSDQPSTNSPLTGSSSRLSSLQKLPHHFLNSIRTRKSLAKKDIASINKWRFMKLKEHMQGDIDIENEAYDRYTQNIGLLEETFYLKEDSSGEHETEATSSEEMMEIMVSEAKVRLKSDGANAAGFKERIATVLDQKLKKLQEKNSAYEDDNSSDQNLDDHTKPVKWNIKQQTVRNAKTNELLGKLTKAQSEDDLKPCLNIIAQLFGKEIASSSMGTSNKSSDQESTPAVAPTYSFPKLTTRLEVDENMMSKINELSSLSQVVQL, translated from the exons ATGGCCGCGTCGTCTCCGGCCTCCAGCGGCAAGGCGGCGAGCGACTCCTCCGCTCCTCCTCCGGCCCCTTCCCCCGTGGTATCCAATGGCAATGGAACGCCGCAGAAGCCGCCCCCCGTCGCCGGATTCGACATGCCCAAGCCCAACCTCCGCGGCCTCAACAAACCTAAGTGCATCCAGTGCGGCAACGTCGCCCGCTCCCG GTGCCCGTTCCAGTGTTGCAAGAGCTGCTGCTACAAAGCTCAGAACCCTTGCCACATTCATG TTCTCAAACAGAACAACACATTGCCAGAGAAGACACCACCAGCTCCTATCCCTTTGTCAGACCAACCATCAACCAATTCACCTTTAACCGG TTCTTCGTCGAGGCTGTCTTCCCTACAAAAGCTTCCCCATCATTTTCTGAATTCAATCCGAACAAGAAAGTCCCTTGCCAAGAAG GACATTGCAAGCATTAACAAGTGGAGGTTTATGAAGCTAAAGGAACATATGCAAGGAGATATTGATATTGAAAATGAAGCATATGATAGGTACACACAGAATATTGGATTGCTGGAGGAAACATTCTATCTCAAAGAAGATTCTTCTGGTGAACATGAAACTGAAGCAACTTCCTCAGAAGAAATGATGGAAATAATGGTCTCTGAGGCAAAGGTGAGGTTAAAATCTGATGGTGCAAATGCAGCTGGCTTTAAAGAGAGGATTGCCACTGTCTTGGACCAGAAGCTGAAGAAACTGCAAGAGAAGAACAGTGCCTACGAGGATGACAACTCCTCTGACCAAAATCTAGATGACCATACAAAGCCGGTGAAGTGGAACATAAAACAGCAAACAGTGAGAAACGCGAAAACAAACGAGCTGCTTGGTAAGTTGACAAAAGCACAGAGTGAGGATGATTTGAAGCCTTGCCTCAATATCATCGCACAGCTGTTTGGGAAGGAgattgcttcctcctccatgggcaCATCAAACAAGTCAAGCGACCAAGAATCAACCCCCGCAGTTGCGCCCACTTATTCATTTCCAAAGCTCACAACTAGGCTGGAGGTAGACGAGAACATGATGTCTAAGATCAACGAGTTATCTTCTTTGAGTCAGGTTGTTCAGCTGTAA